A region of the Panthera leo isolate Ple1 chromosome F2, P.leo_Ple1_pat1.1, whole genome shotgun sequence genome:
ACACCTTTCAGTTCTGAGGGGAAGGACTAGTTTGGGTGACAGACAAGAGAGAAAGACCTcctaaatgaagaaatggagttgTAAAATGCCTGAAAAAGAGATGAGAGCACAGGGTGTAATTGGAAATGAcgctggggaagaagggaaatcGAACCTACGACAGGAACTATTAAGAAACTTAagggttttggggcgcctgggtggctcagtcggttaagtgtccgacttcagctcaggtcgagatctcgcggtccgtgagttcgagccctgtgtcgggctctgggctgatggctcagagcctggagcctgcttccgattctgtgtctccctctctctgcccctcccctgttcatgctctgtctctctctgtctcaaaaataaataaaacgttaaaaaaaattaaaaaaaaagaaacttaagggTTTTGTTGTTCCCCTTGTagattatttactttgaaaaagtaaaaaaaaagggtgggagatgggcatgggggagggcactggttgggatgagcactgggtgttgtgtggaaaccaacttggcaataaattatattttaaaacaaagtaaaaaaagaaaatgtaaatgaccCGTAATACCACCCCGTGACCACTGTTAACGTGCTGTACCATCCATCCAGTTCTTTAGacctgcacatgcacacaaaggAATGGGCTCTACTGGGAATACAATATTATTGGTTTGCTTTTCGCACATATCTGCTTTCCATAGTCAAGTAGTGCCTCACAATGGTTGTGGGTACCCCACAATTTGTTACCCCTAGCCTTCAGCACTGCCAGACAAGTCCTTAGTTAGCTTGTGCCCCTGAGTTCATCCCTCCTGGCTACATACCACCTGTCCCTTAATCCCTGTGCCATAGAAATACCAACATTTTTAACATGGTGCTGTAACAAAAAAGTCTGGCAAGTACTATATGGAATTATGTTCTGTAGCATTTTTTCcctaaagaatttattttaacttccagaatattttattcatacaCAACAGTAGACTAGTATAATTAAGTGTGTGTCACCCAGCTCTGGGAATTCTTGAAATGGCCAATCTTGTTTCCCTTATCCACCCTCCcaccttattttatatatatgtatataatatatatatatgctatatatataatatacatatatataaaatatatataatatatattctatatataatatatatacatatatactatgcttattttattttttttaatttttttttaacgtttatttatttttgagacagagagagagggagacacagaatccgaaataggctccaggctctgagtggtcagcacagagcctgacgcaggaatggaactcacggaccacgagatcatgacctgagccgaagtcggccgcttaaccgactgagccacccaggcacccgtactACCCGTACTATGCTTATTTTAAAGCATAGTATTGTGTGGGTTCTTGGTGTGCATCATGAAGAGATAAATGCTATCAGACCTGATAACTGTCTTTTAGAGAAGCTGATTGTAACAGTGTGAGGGCTGAGTTGGAGAAGCAAGAGGGTGAAGACCGGCGAACTCGTTTTGTGGTTGTCCAATCAAGAAATAATGGGAGCCTAAACTTCAGAGAAGAAAGGCTGGAGCCCAAGGGCTGTACAAAGAGGCATTCCTGAGACAGATACCAACAGCCGATGGGGTAGGGTTATGGGTGAGGAAGAAAAGGTCAGTTAGGATTTCTGACTTACACCCAGGAGCTTCGTGATCTAAATCTTCATGATTTTAGACACGAATTTGAAGAGATGGTGTACATCTGTAGGAAATATCCAGTACATACATGGGAGTTTGGGCCTGAAACTCCAAAAAGTTCAAAACtgatgaataaaaagcaaaatctcttttcttaaacaaaactaaatggaTGATAAAGGGAGTGAGGCAAGGTAGAGTCTGGCAAGGGCTGACTGGAGTTTCAGAAATCTTTAAGTAgttctcataattttttattttctttatttttttctttagtgtgaTAGAAGAAGTGCCTGGAGAGCTTATTAAAATGCTGACATTTGACTCCTCAAGAGGTGCAGATTTGGGGATGTGAAAAGGAGTAGAAATTAATAGAATTTGTTATCTCTGTGTCATTTTGATATGGGTAGTTTAtagctgacattttaaaaaacattggcttatattaatatgaaaacgcagagagaaaaaggaagttgtGATTGTTATTAAACCGATGACTTAAATTTTTACTTCTCTGTACTGAGAATCGTTTAAAGGTGTACCAATTTGTACTTGAAGTAGAAGCATCTAGCGCTAAGGTTGGGGCAAGGTATCTGTTGTCAACTACTTGGATTCACATTTCGACTCTACCACTTATGAGCTGTGTTTGAGCATGTTACTTGGAATCTCTCAGAGTGAGGTACTCTAAAATAAGGATAACTTTCAAATTAGGTGCCTGATAGGGCTGTTTTGAGATTGAAGCAAGAATTTATGTAAAGAGCAATTAGCATgctgcctgacacataataaatgctcagtaGATTTAACCGTTTTTCCTTCAACTTGGTGTTTGTGTTttccaggtttttatttattttttaaatgttgatttattttgagaaagtgaggggagaggtatagagagagagagagaatcccaagcaggccccgcgcgCTGTCACCCCACCCCTACGCCCACACCCCGGatatactgtgagatcatgacctgagccaaaatcaagagtcagacacttggggcccctgggtggcgcagtcggttaagcgtccgacttcagccaggtcacgatctcgcggtccgtgagttcgagccccgcgtcaggcgctgggctgatggctcggagcctggagcctgtttccgattctgtgtctccctctctctctgcccctcccccgttcatgctctgtctctctctgtcccaaaaataaatttaaaacgttgaaaaaaaaaaaattaaaaaaaaaaaaagagtcagacacttaaccaactgagccacccaagtgccccaaatatTTTCCAGGTTTTTAAAGAGTGATACGGCTACCATATGTTTGGGGCCAACACATAACACATTCAGATCGTGATGGTATAGTTTAAATTTCGTAAAAACTGACTTTTTCTATACTTATGTGAACACTGAAATGTATGTTGTAATTGTGAGCtgctaataacattttttttttttttcaggtgtgtgTTAAAAGAGTTAGAAACTTTGGGAAAAGACTTATATGGGGCAAAACTGATTGCACAAAAATGCCAAGTCCGAAATTGTCCCCATTTCAAGAATCCAGTGAGTGGATCAGAATGTCTGCTCTCCATGGTTGAAGAGGGAAATCCTCATCATTATTTTGTGGCAACACAGGTgatactgcttttaaaattagagtcaattttaatcatttctgtttctatttcataTGGAGCtgcttataatcagaaaaaattagATGGAAGTGGTTTGATAGAatgtttcaactttttaaaatacaggctTTTAAGTTGATTTGCAGTCAATAAAAGCAGTTGTCATGCCATTAGAGAATTTGAGGAGAGAACCTTAAGcatattgatttttcttaattACTGAAGTATTTTTGACAAAAAGATGACAAAAAGTATATTGACAAAAAGATGTGATGATATGTGTCAgcattcttgaaatattttacattctgtgTTCATCAGTGTTTTTGCATGTTCCTGTATTTTATACTAGTTCTCAAAAAgtcatgttttatattatttgaaattgtaCCACCAGTATAGAACTGTTTCTGGCTTTTAAAGaccaggaggggaaggagagacttTCAGGGTTGATATTAACGAAGAAGTTCACATACATACAGATTTGGTTACGTATTCTTTTAGAATTATAAAATCACTAAATtagatgcagagctcaatctaGAATCTGAGTCcatgaattcttattttatttctatcccTTCAACCTCTGAACATTCTTGACCCTTTTTGAAGCATGTCTTAGAGTAGAAAGTGGGGCATTGCCTAACATTCTTACCTTTGTGACAGTTTGTAATTCCTGGTGGTAGAATCTTGATAGATCCAGTGTCACATTGTTGCCACTTATCTCTTTGTGCTCAGATTTCttgtttatcttcctttttttaaatcataaaatttacTCTATTAGTGAGACATatcaatttgaaaagtaaaacttgtgatctcttctattttttgcaCTTAAGGCATCTTATTTAATTGACATATTTGAACTGAAtagtgctatttttctttttaataggatCAGAATTTGTCTatgaaagtgaagaaaaagcCTGGAGTCCCTCTCATGTTTATTATTCAGAACACTATTGTCTTGGACAAACCTTCTCCCAAAACAATTGCTTTTGTTAAAGCAGTAGAGTCAGGTCAGCTTGTCTCAGTGCACGAGAAACAAAGTATCAAGCAACTCAAGGAAGAAAAGGGTTTAGTGAAAAACCCtgaacagaggagaaagaaaaaacacaagaaagtaaGTGGCCCCAATCCTCTTAGctgtttgaagaaaaagaaaagagcacaggatacaaaatcatctgcctctgaaaagaagagaaaaagaaaaagaatccggAATAGATCTGCCTCAAAAGTACTTACTGAAAAGCAGAATGCAGAATGATAATCCTTTGAAtacttttaaagacatttaaatgtgaaaaataaatttctttttaaaactgtggaAGTACTTATAATAAAAgactattatttttgtaaataaatattgactcATAGGCCTTTGCCTAAAATTATTCGGCAAAACAACAACTCAGAGTGGATGGGTTTAGGCATTTTGGAGATTGTTCTTCAATGTAAAAATCTTGTCTTTTTTCTATCTCACCATTGGCCCTGTACCCCCAGGATATGCAAATCATGTAAAAAAATCAAATCGTACAAAAGGCTTGTGACAAAGTGGGCGTCCCTTTTCACATTTACAGTGGAACATTCCTCATTCATGTAGTGGTtgtagaatttatattttcaaataatatgaaTACGGTGCTGTCTTTTGGTCCATCCATTATTTGACTTTCTACTAGAAAGTGGAAATTTTGCTTACTTGTATTACTCcttcatttttctaatatattaatatttcaatCTTTAtacatctcaaagtattttttattatgactATAAACTTTGTTCACCACTGACCCAAGTAGCATGCTATGattgaatttatttcttacacTATGTTGTTATTCCAAAGTTTATAatgtcctcattttcttttagcATCTGACTGGGTCTTGCCACATTCTCTAATAACTGTGTTAAAGGAacttagaattttcttctttttttaatgtttatttatttttgagagagacagagcatgtgcgcatgagtgggggaggggcagagagagagggagacacagaatctgaagcaggttccaggctctgagctgtcagcacagagcatgacatgttgctcgaacccatgaactgtgacatgacctgagccaaggttggatgcttaacccaggtgccccagaacttacAATTTTCTGTATAAtactgtaagggttaaattgtagtgtagagctaatgcttagcttgaaaaataacagctttgtgttgacactgaaggttaagagataacagccgtGCTTTGCTCTGGTAAACTACGCCTCGTACCCTTGTAAGTTAGGCTTCAccaattcaggaaacaaaagttcaaagaaaagagcatcagaggcagtgtcaaggagatccactggttgcaacttagaggcagaaagtctaaagtaaacacctcattaggcaactgtttctaactcatctggaacctgtttgttctgttcccaggtgatgataaaacgatgtgatcggttatAAAACCTCTGTCccccggctgttcggggccgcactcttatcaagagtgttggtcccgatcggtcggccttgcctctcattataataaactttgttgtgactgtcactggtgcccgtagcattctgtttcaggagtcgtgtggatgcaacaataCCAGGTAATTCCTCACCCCTGGAGATAATTCTACAGCCCTCTGTCCTCCAATGTGGAAAAGTTTTCGAAGTATGTTTCTCAGCTGTCATCCAGACATTTCTTGCCTTTATCCAGAAATTTactttgttatttgtttcttagattctttgttttcctctgttttcttttttgctgtagTGAAGCATGGAGTGTGTAGGAAGTACATTTTGTGAGGCTCCACAGGTGTTTACCCTCATATTTGTTGCATTAATCTAgcaatataattttctctttaaatttttttaagccaacgtgggggctcaaactgatgaccccaagattaagagttgtgtgctcttccaactgagccagtcaggcaccctagTAAGATAATTCTTGATTGAAGATCATTTCACTTAATTCCCCTGGAGTCTCTTAATTGCTTATAAGGCCCTAGGGGAAGCAAACAGATTTGAGTTTCATTTGTCCAACAGGGAgggtgattttcttttaaagcaaatattaaattcaagagtaaaaaatccaaaataacacTCTCTTTAAGATGGACTATGAATATCTTATTTAAAAcgtgtctaggggtgcctgggtggctcagtccgttaaacgtccgacttcagctcaggtcatgatctcgcagtccgtgagtttgagccccgcgtcaggctctgtgctgaccgttcagagcctggagcctgtttcggattctgtgtctccctctctctctgaccctcccccattcatgctctgtctctctctgtctcaaaaataaataaacgttaaaaaaaaatttaaaaaaatgaataaactttaaataaataaataaaacatgtctaaagggggggcgcctgggtggctcagtcgctaagcatccgacttcagctcaggtcatgatcttacattttgtgagttggagccccacatcgggctctgtgctgacagctcagagcctggaggctgcttcagattctgtgtctccctctccctctgttcctcccccactcacactctgtctctctctcaaaagtaaacattaaaaaattttttttaaaaaggtgtctAAAGGGtcaccagaatttaaaataacagattatgtagtaaatacattttatattttgtttataaaatgttttaagggcCGATTCTATTAGGAATTGAATAACCAAGTCATCTTTTTCAGCCCTTTTCTCAAGTGTTTTAATCATCCATCAGACCAAAATTACAGTGTTTCTGTGCTGAGATCTTGAAGTATAATATGGAAAAGGTGGGATCTGCCCATTAGCCCCTGACTTTGTGCTGCCTGTGACACCTCTGAGTAGCGGTTCTTAATCTGTATTGTTAGAGTGTCATGATCAGGTATGAAGTATATCATGAATAAATTCTTGTTAATGACTAAACTAACTGCTCTTAAATTTGAgaccatttaaatttttctacagaAATATTATTCTCAGTTGAATTCAGAGATGCTTTTCTGGATCGACAGTGAAGTTCTAGCCTTAACTACAGTAGGAACAACACACGGGGGTAGGCAAGCCAGCTTAGTGCTTGGGTTGTcctttcatgtttctgttttttcttaacaggaacattttttaaaaagaaggcaaagatACTGGGAAAAAGTGAATATAGCTGTATAGTtcctgtgaagaagaaaaaattcgtCAACAATGATAAGAGGATTACTGGGTCAAATGTAGACAAAGTGATAAAGCAGGTGAAATGATGATATTTTCAATATGCTAAAATGCATAACTATtaggtatttctctttttaacaaaGCTTAATGTGATATTGTTAttaataagtacatatatatttgtttttttattcatggtTCCGGACTCACCGCTCccaaaaaactgttggaactTCCTAACTAATGAGAGCTTAAAGGTGTCTTTTATGTTAATGAGATGGTTTTGGAAAACATCTAAGGATGGCATCTGGTTACCTTTGGAGCCAATCCTGTGATGGGAGGGTTGGAACTTTAAGTCTCCACCACACCCCCAAcctttggggaggggagagagaggagaatggcCACTGATTCAATCAATTGTGCTCATGTAATAAAGCCTCTATAAAACCCCACAAGgacagggtttggagagcttccggGTTAATAAACAGGTGGAGATTGGGGAGAGTGACCCACCTGGAGAGGGCTTGCAAGGTCCTGCCCTTTCCCTGTACTTTTCCCTGtacatctcttccatctggctgcttCTGAGTTAATAGCCTTTTATAATGAACTtgcagtaagtaaaatgtttctctgggttctgtgagtcactctagcaaattaattgaatgGAGAAGAGTGTCATGGGAATTTTAAGATTTATAGCCAGACGTCAGAAGAGCAGGTAACAGCCTGTATGGGTCTGAAGTGTGTTGTGAGGGGAAAGGAGGTAACAGTCTTGAAGGACTGACCTCTTAACccgtgggatctgatgctatctatCTCCAGGTAAATAATGTCAGAGTTGAGTTGAATTGTTGGTGTCAGAGCACTGCTTATTCTATGTGTAAAAACTACCTCTGCCAATACACATTGAAATTGGGTCCAGGAACCCGAAATACTTACTTACCAGTGCTATCTAGCCACCTAATAAGAGTGTCTGAACTGGAGAGCTAGAAAAGtcaacttatttttataaaatagtaattttttcaattaacatattaaaaatacaatgtactACAAAATATagtattcaatattttaaaactttgatatTAGTCATATTACCTTAAGaaatatcttggggcgcctgggtggcgcagtcggttaagcgtccgacttcagccaggtcacgatctcgcggtccgtgagttcgagccccgcgtcgggctctgggctgatggctcggagcctggaggctgtttccgattctgtgtctccctctctctctgcccctcccccgttcatgctctgtctctctctgtcccaaaaataaataaaaaacgttgaaaaaaaaattaaaaaaaaaaaaaaaagaaatatcttaacGAAAGGATCTCCTATTTTGTACTACAATCTTTTGTGAACAGTGCCCTCATAACACCACCCCAGATATCCTTAACActacttgctttattttttctataataactTAGGGAAGAAGGCATGGCACCATGTATACACATGCGATTGTAATCCGTTTTGcagtttggggaaaagaaaatgttgacaaCCGCTGCTTTAGAGGGTAGCTGCTAGCTTTGTTGGGGATAAAGGTAGAGTACATGTGCTTTTGAACTCTGAAGTTTGCCAGACTCAACAACAGTGTTTCAGAAAATTGCTGTTTTTTATGAAcacttcaaaaataagtatttgtagTTGAGTTTGGGGAGGATTCTGTATTACCTACATTTTCGAAGCCCCACAGCCATTTCTCATCCCCCACAAGTATGTAAATTGAAGCTAGAAGTCTTTAAAGAACAGCCAAGtttcaaaagtaaaaagattatctgttttctatttatgCATAGAGTTaagatattatattttatgtctttgcCTTTAGTAAGGCAAGTTGGCTGTGATTTGACAGGTTTAATTAATAGATTTTCATGAATGGAGAGAATGAATAGTttgtattgtttaaaatgttataaaaatatgtcattgtGCTGTAACTTTTCTTAAGAATTCTTAGTTTAgatgtaaatgagaaaatacagtaATTTGGTGTAACTCTATATAATTTCAGATCCAGAACTAAGTAGGAATAAAGGCAAAGGATTGGGTGTCTGGACTGAGCTTAGGAACTGATTTCTCATATGGACGTAGATTGGTGGCCTCTGAACATTTAATCATATATCCTTGTCAGTAAAAGAATTGTGTGTCTAcctataaatgtatgtttataaacCATGTAGATTTATTActgtacattataaaatatacacaggaaaaaaacccaaaatgtaaAGGATGGTGAagataaaatattgtaaaatctTTGCCATTAAAGGGCTTCATTAGCTAATATTTCAAGACATAAGGTTTATCAATAATATTGAATATGAATCCATttgaagtacttttttttaaattttttttttaaatttacatccaaattagcatatagtgcaacaatgatttcaagagtagattccttagtgccccttacccatttagcccatcctccctcccacaacccctccagtaaccctcagtttgttctccatatttgtgagtctcttctgttttgtcctcctccctgtttttatattatttttgtttcccttcccttgtgttcatgttttttgtctcttaaagtcctcatatgagggaagtcatatgatttttgtctttccctgactaatttcacttagcataataccctccagttccatccacatagttgcaaatggcaagatttcattctttttgattgctgagtaatactccattgtatatatatatatatatatatatatatatatatatatatatatataccacatcttttttatccattcatccattgatggacatttgggctctttccatactttggctattgttgatagtgctgctataaacattggggtgcatgtgtcccttcgaaacaatacacctgtatcctgtggataaatgcctagtagtgcaattgctgggtcgtagggtagttctatttttaattttttgaggaacctccatactgttttccagagtggctgcaccagcttgcattcccaccaacaatgcaaaagagatcctctttctctgcatcctcgccaacatctgttgttgcctgagttgttaatgttaaccattctgacaggtgtgaggtggtatctcattgtgattttgatctgtatttccctgatgatgagtgatgttgggtaTTTtatcatgtgtcagttggccacctggatgtcttctttggagaagtgtctattcatgtcttttgcccatttcttcactggattatttgttttttgggtgttgagtttgataagttctttatagattttggatactaaccctttatctgatatgtcatttgtaaatatcttctcccattcgtcagttgccttttagttttgctgtttgtttccttcgctgtacagaagatttttattttgatgaggtcccagtagttcatttttgcttttgtttcccttgcctccagagacgtgttgaataagaagttgtgaagtactttttttttttggatacagtATACTTTATTGATGGTACATGATAAGGTAGGGctccccaagcccctccccttcttcaggGGGTCTGGGATGGAAACTGGAGGTCAGGAGATTCTCAAGTGTGTTGGGTACTGAACTGGGGCAAGGAATCCCCAGCAGCTGAgggcctctctcttcttcttcctcttgctgGGGCTGGTGATCCAGGGGGCTTTTACTCCTTGGAGGCCATGTGGACCATAAGATCCACCACCTGGTTGCTGTGGCCAAATTCATTGTCATACCAGGAAATGAGCTTGACAAAGTGGTCACTGAGCACAATGCCAGCCCCAGCGTCAAAGGTGGAAGAGTGGGTGTCACTGTTAAAGTCGCAGGAGATGACCTGGTCCTCAGCATAGCCCAGGATGCCCTTGAGGGGGCCCTCTGATGCCTGCTTCACCACCTTCTTGATGTCTTTGTATTTGGCAGCTTTCTCCAGGAGGCAGGTCAGATCCACGATGGACAcattgggggtggggacacagaaggCCATGCCAGTGAGCTTCCCATTCAGCTCAGGGATGACCTTGCCCACAGCCTTGGCAGCACCAGTAGAAACAGGAATGATGTTTTGGGCAGCCCCTCGGCCATCACGCCACAGCTTCCCAGAGGGGCCATCCACGTCTTCTGGGTGGCGGTGATGACCTGGACTGTGGTCATGAGTCCCTCCGCGATGCCAAAGTGTTCATGGATGACCTTGGCCAGAGGGGCCAGGCAGGTGGTGGCACAGGAGGCATTGCTGACAATCTTGAGGGAGTTGTCATACTAATCATGGTTCACGCCCATCACAAACATGGGGGCAtcagcagaaggggcagagatgatGACCCTCTTGGCCCCACCCTTCAAGTGAGCCCCAGCCTTCTCCATGGAGGCGAAGACCCCAGTGGACTCCACAACATACTCAGCACCAGCATCACCCCATTTGATGTTGGCGGGATCTCACTCCTGGAAGATGGTGATGGGCTTTCCATGGATGGCACGTTTCCCATTCTCAGCTTTGACTGTGCCGTGGAATTTGCTGTGGGTGGAATCATACTGGAACATGTAGACCATGTAGTTAAGGTCAATGAAGGGGTCATTGATGGTGACAATGCCCACTTTGCCAGAGTTAAAAGCAGCCCTGGtgaccaggcaccccaatacggCCAAATCCATTGACTCCAACCTTCACCATCGTGTCTTGGGGACGCGGCTGGCACTGCACCAGAAGATGCGGCTGTCTGTCgaacggggaggagcagagagccgTGAAGTACTTTTTACAATTGCATTTTTTGTGAGAACTTACTAGATCATTGGTTTTCCTTTATAATATTTATGACAAtgtataggggaaaaaaagagtatacTAAGAGTAGGCTGTGttaatacatatttgtcaaatatgtgaaaatgaagTCAAGTCTATCAGAAAGGATAGCCATAGCCTCTCATCCAGTTTCCAGACCTAAACCAGTTCAGAGGCCCAGAGCCCTTCAATTTAAGGGGAGGCTGGGTTCTCTTGGGGAAGGTCCCTGAAGCATTGCTGTAAGTTTCCCTGTGGCCATTTTCTAGAGTGAATGTGCATTGGGAAATAGAAACACCCAGACTTTTGGGGGATTATTAGATACTGGTTCTCAACTGATGCTAACTGCTAGGGACCCATATGTTGCTGGTCT
Encoded here:
- the UTP23 gene encoding rRNA-processing protein UTP23 homolog, producing MKITRQKHAKKHLGFFRNNFGVREPYQILLDGTFCQAALRGRIQLREQLPRYLMGETQLCTTRCVLKELETLGKDLYGAKLIAQKCQVRNCPHFKNPVSGSECLLSMVEEGNPHHYFVATQDQNLSMKVKKKPGVPLMFIIQNTIVLDKPSPKTIAFVKAVESGQLVSVHEKQSIKQLKEEKGLVKNPEQRRKKKHKKVSGPNPLSCLKKKKRAQDTKSSASEKKRKRKRIRNRSASKVLTEKQNAE